In Corylus avellana chromosome ca2, CavTom2PMs-1.0, the following proteins share a genomic window:
- the LOC132169632 gene encoding E3 ubiquitin-protein ligase WAV3-like: protein MSRPDEEPVATRYMSGSDEVPDEEPKLPVTYPVLMGFLAGNQRALLQSHHELVLTPHPTGKKICAICLDKVRRGQGQAIFTAECSHSFHFNCIVVNVDHGNLVCPICRSKWKDVPFRAPSSSNNNGAGGSRGVVVNVVPLPLPLDDFSDDEPLPRAPISPTSGPQGLTLTTFTEFPAVAASKSPAAFSLVVSIRAPPLHVDDDARAPIDLVAVLDVSSSMVGAKLSLLKRAVYFVIHSLTSSDRLSIVAFSSRARRILPLRRMSDTGRADAVQAIDSLASNGGTDIVGGLTNGARVLEERREQNAVAAIILLSDGKDNYNNTNSNILLLSSSQAGKSNPPPEYLKELPASINNNNNNNNHSLQQATIPVHTFGFGLDHDSTAMHAISDASAGGTFSFVESIVMIQDAFARCIGGLLSVVAQEVRVMVKTASPGLRIGSIHSGSYVSKIFSDEGQQQGVIEVENLYAEEDKQFLVDLSNIPPAGLCCTSTSSNCESKEREENQKTALLDVVCSYKDSVSSEELEVQGERVYVGRPQNLCPTDLVVSVEIDRQRNRIMVAEGIREAQVMAEAGNLEGAQASLAEARASLLSSASAQAGDCLCNRLEAELREIRERMTSQELYRQSGRAFVLSGLSSHSLQRTTTRGDENSLVGFGFGYDTPTMVSMVTKSQQLTN, encoded by the exons ATGTCCCGTCCTGATGAGGAACCAGTAGCTACTCGTTACATGTCTGGTTCTGATGAGGTTCCTGACGAGGAACCA AAACTTCCTGTTACATATCCTGTCTTGATGGGGTTCCTGGCAGGAAACCAAAGAGCACTCCTTCAGTCCCATCACGAGCTCGTTCTGACGCCCCATCCAACGGGGAAG AAAATTTGCGCCATATGCCTTGATAAAGTAAGGAGAGGGCAAGGGCAAGCCATCTTCACTGCAGAGTGTTCGCACTCTTTCCACTTCAATTGCATTGTGGTTAATGTAGACCATGGAAATTTAGTTTGCCCCATCTGCCGCTCAAAATGGAAAGACGTACCTTTCCGAGCTCCCAGTAGTAGCAATAATAACGGCGCCGGAGGGTCTCGAGGAGTAGTAGTTAACGTggttcctcttcctcttcctcttgatGACTTCTCAGACGATGAGCCCCTTCCACGTGCACCCATCTCTCCCACATCTGGCCCTCAGGGTCTCACTCTCACCACCTTTACAGAGTTCCCTGCTGTTGCTGCTTCAAAATCCCCCGCAGCATTCTCTCTTGTTGTCAGCATCCGCGCACCTCCTCTTCATGTTGATGATGATGCCCGTGCACCCATTGACCTTGTTGCCGTGCTTGACGTGAGTAGCAGCATGGTTGGTGCAAAGCTTTCCCTTCTCAAGCGAGCTGTCTACTTTGTCATACATAGCTTGACTTCATCAGACCGACTAAGTATAGTCGCTTTTTCATCAAGGGCTAGGAGAATCCTTCCTCTCCGAAGGATGTCTGACACCGGCCGTGCAGATGCCGTCCAGGCTATCGATTCTCTTGCATCAAATGGTGGGACGGATATTGTGGGAGGACTGACCAATGGTGCCCGGGTTCTTGAAGAAAGGCGGGAGCAGAATGCAGTTGCTGCCATCATCCTCCTATCTGATGGAAAAGACAATTACAATAATACTAACTCTAATATTCTTCTTCTAAGCAGCAGCCAGGCCGGGAAATCAAATCCACCACCTGAGTATTTGAAGGAACTGCCAGCatcaattaataataataataataataataatcattccTTGCAGCAGGCAACTATTCCTGTCCACACATTTGGGTTTGGTTTGGACCATGATTCCACTGCAATGCATGCTATATCGGATGCATCTGCAGGGGGCACATTTTCCTTCGTTGAGTCAATTGTTATGATACAAGATGCATTTGCAAGATGCATTGGTGGTCTTCTTAGTGTGGTGGCTCAGGAAGTTAGAGTGATGGTCAAGACAGCGTCACCTGGTTTGCGAATTGGATCAATTCACTCAGGGAGTTACgtttctaaaattttttctgaTGAGGGTCAGCAGCAAGGGGTGATTGAGGTTGAAAATCTATATGCTGAAGAAGATAAACAATTTCTTGTGGACCTCTCCAATATTCCTCCAGCAGGCTTGTGTTGTACTAGTACTAGCAGTAATTGTGAAAGCAAGGAAAGGGAGGAGAATCAGAAAACAGCATTGTTGGATGTTGTATGTTCTTACAAAGATTCAGTTTCAAGTGAAGAGTTGGAGGTACAAGGGGAGAGAGTGTATGTAGGGAGACCACAGAATTTATGTCCTACAGATTTGGTAGTGTCGGTGGAGATTGATAGGCAGCGAAATCGTATAATGGTGGCAGAGGGTATTAGAGAAGCACAAGTGATGGCGGAAGCGGGGAACCTGGAAGGTGCGCAGGCTTCGCTGGCAGAAGCAAGAGCAAGTCTGTTATCATCAGCCTCGGCCCAAGCAGGTGACTGCCTTTGCAACAGGCTTGAAGCGGAGCTGAGAGAAATAAGGGAGAGAATGACAAGCCAAGAATTATACCGGCAGAGTGGACGGGCGTTTGTTCTCTCAGGGTTGAGCTCACATTCATTGCAGAGGACCACAACAAGGGGCGACGAAAACAGCCttgttgggtttgggtttgggtatgACACTCCTACCATGGTTAGCATGGTCACAAAGTCACAgcaactaactaactaa